DNA sequence from the Dreissena polymorpha isolate Duluth1 chromosome 3, UMN_Dpol_1.0, whole genome shotgun sequence genome:
TTACTCACCGCTTGAGGCGCCTGCCCGGGAGACCTGCTGGATCCAGGAACGCCCGGTCCAGCTGCATCAGCTGGTCGTTGATACGTCGCACAACGTACGgactgaaataaaaacattttcaatgtgaaTGAATGGGATGTTAATTCTTGTGTTGAAAACATGCCATGTCAAAAAGCTTGAGAGATATGGCCGCTGTGTTTAAACATACAATGGCTTTTAAAGTAATTGAAAACTCGTGACTATTGACTCTTCCTGACTCAAAAGTTGTTCAAGCACATGTATTCATTCCTTCTTTATTATACTTAATCAAAGTTATTATCATGGTTATATCCAGTATGTTCCCTTACTCTTCGAGATTGGCGTGTTGGATGGCAGTTGTGAAATCCTTGGTTGCTTGGGTAAAATTGTCAGCAACCTCTCGTAGCTTGGCTGGAATGCAGAGACGATAGaggattttgtttaattgtaacaAGTTAGCGGACACGTGTGTGGACTTACTTGTCATTAGATATAAGTTAATTAGACTTCACATTGAAGTATTATCTGTACCTTAAATAGTGCAATTTGGTTTGCATGTGAAACTGTGTGCCTATTAAGTTTGTATTCCTCCAATGTCCGTAGAAGGTATAGCTCGGCAAGTCCTTAAATTCTTTATGAAAATAGACCTTGAAATAGTATATTGACCTTAAAATAACAACCCGTCGTTGTGCAGCTATGAGAAAAATTACCATAAGGTCTAGTACTTGCATAAAAACATTATCCCAAAATTTCCTTGCGAGGAGCATGGTCTATTGTCAGCAGCCACTGGTCTAAAATGGCCGTCAGTGTATTTGAACCTTCTTGAGGACAACTAATAGGTTTAAAGCGAcagtattaaaacaaaataatggaaATCAAAACAGACGATTTCAAAAgtaattaaatgtttcattttcctGTATTGCACAGAAaggaaaaacgaaaaaaaaatcaagcacTAAGATcctaacaatataaatatataatttcaaacgCCAAAAACTGTGCCTATATGTGTAGGATTGTTGCTTTGACAGTTGAAGCAACACTCATAACCGACGATGTATCACTCATTAACTTACTCGCATCTAATGTTTGATTTTTCATTTCAACCTCAAATCTCGTTAGGAAGGTCTTGACGAGATCTTGTAACAGCGCGCTATAGTCCATGACGTCAAACGGTATTATCAAACTGTCCGCAAGATGTCGTGCCATCTCGACCCAGATTTGACCAACTGCACGATGTCGCTGTTAAGGTCACACAACACTTGATATATTAACGTGCCTCATACGAAGGCTATTTTGTCACTGTATTGGTTTAATGCTCATGgatcaaaataattatcattcaAACATCAATTAACCTCAATGCAATTCTTTTGGAAATTCATGCCGCATTACTTTACCGTCTGTTACTCAgtaaatgcaaataaattggTTACTTGAAATTAACAAAACCGGTACTGTACAACTTATAAAAATGTTCTCTGTTGATAAAAGTGCAGCATAAAACGCCGTTAGtcatacattataaaatataaaaacgtaACTTACTTTAAATCCCCTGTCCATTATTGTGTCGACGAGGTAGAATGTTTCATAAGCAGAGTGATACATCGGATAGGTGGATACCTTCATACTCTAGAAAACGTGGTTGGTATCAACATCAATTTTATCTAAATCTCTTTACTTAGTATGTACTCTTTTGTAAGCGTCTTGCACGTACCAATATTAACATATATCACGTTTTTCACCTAATCCGTTTAAGTCGCTGGATAAACGACAACTTGtataactaataattattaatgaTCGGGtcgaaatataatttaattttatttgataatcGACACTGAACGACATTTAAATCGCTTGCACGCTTTGAAAACgcaaattatttatgaataaaattcaTAAAGCATGAAGACTGTACCGGATGGAATGTGAACCTGAAATCCATCACTGGAATCCCCAGTCGGTCCCGGAAAGGGGCGTAATCACTTCCGGATCCAGGGAGGGATACCCTTTAAAATAGATGGAGTTTGAgaacatgttttcgtacccacaatctGTCATACATCAATTGTTTGGTGTCTTACATACAGTGCATACATGATCAAGCTAAAGTTTTATGGGCGAAAAGTTTTTATGCTCACGCAGGATTGCCGTGTGATCCATTGAATGTTTTCACCCAAGTGTCGTAGACCGTCTTTCGGCCGGCCTGTACTTCCTCCGCATTAGGGTTTGGTACCTTCTTGGTTGCTGCAAACAGCGTCTTGTGGGTGAGCGGGGTACCCGCAGCGTCCAGTGTGAAGTTTCCTTTAAAGTGCGATATacgaaatgagccttgctctgataTAGAGCTGTTTATTGCATTTGCAAAAAGTGTCTCCCCtgataagtttaaacatatttatttgctattagctcgattgcatagaaagtctaaggcttatttgaaacgctatcgagtccgttttctgggactagaaccagtactttgtgtcttttggggagatctaaagaacggtCGGATCGCGAGGCGGAtacgcccctgattagcctgtgaagtccgcataggctaatcagggacgacactttccgcctaaacgggATTTTCGCTAAAAGgttacttcctttaaacaataaCTTCAATAAAAGGGAAcaatgtcgtccctgactagcctgtgcggattttTCATTGACTAATCAAGGAATACATTTTCGCACAAGCACCTAGCCCCGTTTGCAAAGAGTGCGgctaatatatttgttaaaatttttacatttaaaatcatatttgaaTGCACGTATACATCAAAACGCACCAAATGACTAAGactatgtaaaatatatttcaatgcgGATGTCAAAATTTGAATTGCGATACCTTCCACTGCTATGTCTACGTTAAGATACGCCACCGCCCTGGCACCTAAAGTCTTTGTGTAGTGctgcaaaaacaaacacaatacacaAGAGAGTCATGACGGTTCGAAACCACTCACCTGAGTTCAAGGTAAAACAAGTGTCGAATACTTGACCTGGAGGTATTGGTTATGACCGCATGTGACCCAGGTTCAAATATAGTCTAAATATTGTTAAGTTTAACATTCTTACCATGTTTCATAAAAATGGTTGCTTCTATAGCAATAGTATGTTGTTTGTAAGATTTGGCATAAGCATCTTAATTTCAGATACAAGTAACCCAGATTCGAACATTGcatagatattgtcaaaataaacattctgaaaaaGTTTGACCAAGATCGAGAGTGGTCACAAAGTTTTAGTAAGATTTGATCTGATGGTCTAATTTAAGATATATGTGGTCAAGACACGAACTCAGACTTGatgttgtcaagataaatatACGAGTGATGACaatgtttttcttagatttgacaAAATAACTCAaactagatattgtcaagatcaacattctgaccaaattttatcaagattggatacaaaatggggcctctagagtattaatgATCAATCAGTCGACAACGCACACCTCACGCCGCACGACACCGGACGCCTGTCATTGAGCGATCACAAAAGCCCGTATTTAGAGTTTTTTGCTAAATTGAGCTAAAACATGTGGTCAACATGTATCGAAACAAATTGAAAAAGacgtttgttttattgtttttacttatttACGGCGATAACTTTTTCTAATACTAATTGCAACGAAAGCTGAAggtagtggtggtggttttgGATGTTGTGTGATAATAATgttgatgaagaagaagaagatgtggAACCAGAAGATGAGAGAGAAGAATAAAAAGAAGGAGTtgaagaagaagaaaagaagaagaagaagaagatgatgatgaagaggaggatgatgatagtggtgatggtggtggtggtggtagtgatgatgatgatgatgatgatgatgatgatgatgatgatgatgatgatgatgatgatgatgatgatgatgatgatgatgatgatgatgatgatgatgatgatgatgatgatgatgatgatgatgatgatgatgatgatgatgatgatgatgatgatgatgatgatgatgatgatgatgatgatgatgatgatgatgatgatgattatgatgatgatgatgatgatgatgatgatgatatgatgatgatgatgatgatgatgatgatgatgatgatgatgatgatgatgattatgaggatgatgatgactCACCTCTACCCACTCGGTGGATCCAATCAGTCCGTATTCTTCTGCTCCCCAGCTACAGAACATGATGGACCTCCGTGGACGCCACTTGCCTGAACGTAATGTCAACTATCTTTACTAACTTATTGGACTCGAGAAATCCTTTCGATTGATTTTCCTAAAAGCATCTACATGCAATTTAGATCACAACACAGTCACCAATGAGATCTATTGTTGTTCGAAAAGATTCTCTTGTGTGAAAGTACAGCGTAAAAGCTGTTTTGTTCATGCATTTTGAACGCAAGTCGGCGAAATCCCGAATAGTCTTAACCTTAACATACATTGGGCAAAGGTGAGGAAGACGACCGAATGAAACATCGCCTAGATTAGTTTAGATTGATTAACAGAATTGAATATTGATTTATGAAGAAATGAGccgcgttgtgagaaaactgggtttataGCAGGCTAGGACAGGCTTATGTGGCACTACACTTTTTcccgcctaaactgcatttttgttaaagagacttcctttgaacgaaaatTACCATACATGTGAAAAGCGTCTTtgttgattagcctgtgcggactccaaaTACTTCACACACAAGCATTAAGAGCAATTTCCCAGAACCTAGAACGAGGTGTAAATAAAGACAAGTTCGGAAGACCTGATGCCTTGGCTAACTGGGGCAGACTGATGTTAGTAAATAAATAAGGTAAGTTTATGGTGGATTTTGCAAATAACGCTGAACGTTTCATTGGGTGAAAATTAAGACGCCATTTATCTGTTTTAAATATTGCATTGTCGATTTTCGGCTTCGTTGAATGAAAGCTATCATAAACGGGAAATGTGACAGTGAAATACAGATTATATCTTTTTGATATATTTCTATATTACGCtaattaaaacgaaataaaagtaaacataagACGTCAGTCTAACAGTTACATGCTCGAAAACATACTATTGCGGTGAACAGTTTACAGCCAGATCATGTTTTCAGTGTTTAAAATGGAACACTTTTTACTGTTCTGCCTTTAGGTAAAAAACATACTAGTACGTGGCGACGTTTACCCGTTTTAACGAGGTTTCCCAAGACTCGAGCTACCTCCATCATGACGGCAGTACCACTGGAAGGGTCAAGGGCACCAAACACCCACGCGTCTCTATGGTTACCAAGAATCACGTACCGATCTGAACAGGAGATTTCAAGAATTATTCaaatatgttctttattttcAAGATTCAATACATGCCTCTTTCCCTACTATGTATAAGGTTCGTTATGACATCATCCACATAGTCCTAATGTAATAAAAACGTTAGCACGTCGCAGTAGTGAAGAACAACACATGAAACCGAAGTTCACATGTGAAAACTTGCACAATTTGGTATTATAAGGACATTACAAGTTCAAAATATAGACATAATGatggacggatagacagacagatagccaaacagacagacagacaaacagacagacaatcatacagacagacagactaaaTCACGGATGATAACCTATAATAAAGTTTGCAATAAATCTCTAGCATAGATGCAACAGTTTGCAATGACAATTTGGTTGGTCACCAATACGcgaaaacgattgaataatttggagagttaatATGTTATCGCCAGATTTtttgacattacgaggattgcttatataaagtataaaatccaCATCTCAATGTATGTGCACGGTTAGCCGAGTGGTTAGGTGCCAGACGAAGAGGTGAGGGGGGGATCATGCTTTTGAATAACCCACAAATATTTAACCGATATCACTTGGTTTACACTATGCATCCGGTCACGTTTAAAATGTTTGCATCTTATCTTTCAACAAACTCAATGTCCGGTTTGGAACAGTGGTAAAAATATCTGGGTTTCACCCAGGCGGTTGTTATTCAATGTTCGAAACCGTAAATCCTAATTTGTGTTCAAGTAGATTTACTCCGCTCCGACTTATTTATTCGTCGCCGTCTACGCAAACACATCAGGGTTTATAGAACAACGCCTATAGTGACAAAATGGACACAGAACTGAGAACAGTTTAAGAAAAGAGGAATGATGTTGACGTCGTAGCTATTTCACAGTTCTTTACCATTCTAATAATATtccatatacatgtagtatatatttttatttaaaatttaatgaaaCTCTTGACATGCTTAAAATCTTGTACAAATATCACAAGATCAGATTGCGAATCTAAAGCAAAATAACGTATTTTGCtggtatgttcaattgtttaataCTTGAATAACGAgctcaatgattttttttcagcTGCAAATATCTTACCAGGTTCAAACTCTCCCCGTATGATTCCTATCGCGTTGTAGACGTCTACACGTTGACTGCTCGTGGACACGTGGATACGGGCTTTCCTGGaacaaaatatcaatataatttgagttggaaaaaataaaatttcaagtataacagtttttATATTGATTATCTTCAATAACTTGCCATAAATTTACTCATTATATTGTTTATCTTCAATAACCTGCCATAAATTTACTCATTATATTGTTTATCTTCAATAACTTGCCATAAATTTactcatattttaaaatgtataagattttttttaacggaCATCTTACCCATCAAAACTTAACAATATGAACTGAAACCTGTTGATATTAATTCTTTGGTTATGCTTGTTAAGCTTCTGTACTGGAGATAGCTGGTGATTGGGATGGAGTTAATCGCTAAAACTTCATGAACTATTCGTCTAAAGAGTCAAGAGTGCTGTACTCAATACACAAAATGCGTCTCCGTCTGTAAACATTATTTCATCGTTACTTACAAACGAACATTTAAGTAGATTTCAGTGAAATGTTAATTATTTACTTTCATTATAACTGATGCCATTTTAATATCTATTGAAATATTCTCTCCGGAGTGTCGCTTAAATATTGAATCGTTTTTGTACTGGACTTCAGTGAgcgtttgaaaaaaacaactgtatGTTCTTACGAGCCGTTGTTTTTGAAGGTGTTCCCGAATCTGTACGTGGTGTTCATCAGACCCCTCCATTCCAGGGGGACCTTCTCCCCACCCAGCGACCTGTGATTGGAGTAATGGAAGAGAGTTTCTTgaatcatttcttaaataatatatatatgaacCTCGCTCTGGAAAGTATGACATCATGCTTGTGCGTagtgacgtcccagataagccaatGCAGTTTGatggtatatttcgtttaaatgaagtttcttatAAGCTTTATTCTAGTTTaagcgtaaagtattgtccctgattggccaaTGCGGGTTGCACAGGCTgttctgagacgacactttacgcgacctgctttaagccccgttttcacagagcgcggctaaataatgtatatactataTACTATGTTTCAACTTGATATGTTACAACTTACAATGCCATCACACTGTGACGGAGAGTCTTAAATAATATACGTTCGACATAATTAAGCAGTTATATTATCATGTTTGATAACACACTTCATACGAAGAGTTTGTTTTACTAgtgttaaatatatatgcatttattgataCCATTTTCAAAAATACTGAACATTATGTGTGCACACGTGTGCGTGTTGTTTCAAATGTAAGATACACACTCCATTAGATGAACGGCGATCCCGTAGCCGATGGGATGTACGGGAATTTTGGGAAGGTAGTTGGTTGGGTCCTCCTTCCTGTACGCCGTGCCTGTTGACAGGGCAGAGCAGTTACGTTACCAAACGTCGAAAGTGAAGACGTAATACTAAGCGGAATACAAAAGATTCGTCCGGGACCGCATTATAAATTAAGTAGTTTTGAAGCGCATTTCAAGTTGGCGTCCTGTCTTTATCTCGTTCGATTAAATCGATTTTTGATTCGGTGAAAACGGTATCACATAAAATGCGTACGTAAATATGATCAACATGAGTGTTTATTTAACCCAGAAATAACGCTCTTACGGCTATGACAAATTATGATCTTCGAAGGATTTTGAAATCGGAAAACACGCATTATTAAAACGCCTTATAAAATGCTACATAATACATTCAAACGTAGCACACTTTTCCTAACCAATAGCGGGATAATCAGCCGTGAGTGGATCCCCGTCTCCGATATAGACTGTACCGCGCTGGGTACCAGAAGGCGGAAG
Encoded proteins:
- the LOC127875155 gene encoding N-acetylated-alpha-linked acidic dipeptidase 2-like is translated as MDISRERMFSSQETLQKPTNKKRVIIIISSVAIATFIVGILIGRFATCPKQEQQDRKGLYLPNVSAKLMRDEDTSIIDEVINSISADNIRAHLRDLSLFPHIAGQEQNHQLALDLKDFWLKEGVDHVTLTPYNVLLSYPNMSDLNFVELLDEHSSTLYKSNLTEPILRPEENQTNVVPPFNAYSAPGDVTGDIVYVNYARVEDFEYLEKNKSIHVTGKIVMARYGKIFRGDKVHMAEMRGAKGVILFSDPADITDNGDMNQVYPHGWWLPPSGTQRGTVYIGDGDPLTADYPAIGTAYRKEDPTNYLPKIPVHPIGYGIAVHLMESLGGEKVPLEWRGLMNTTYRFGNTFKNNGSKARIHVSTSSQRVDVYNAIGIIRGEFEPDRYVILGNHRDAWVFGALDPSSGTAVMMEVARVLGNLVKTGKWRPRRSIMFCSWGAEEYGLIGSTEWVEHYTKTLGARAVAYLNVDIAVEGNFTLDAAGTPLTHKTLFAATKKVPNPNAEEVQAGRKTVYDTWVKTFNGSHGNPAVSLPGSGSDYAPFRDRLGIPVMDFRFTFHPSMKVSTYPMYHSAYETFYLVDTIMDRGFKRHRAVGQIWVEMARHLADSLIIPFDVMDYSALLQDLVKTFLTRFEVEMKNQTLDATKLREVADNFTQATKDFTTAIQHANLEDPYVVRRINDQLMQLDRAFLDPAGLPGRRLKRHILLAESIVDSYSGSSFPGLSDALVEIQQGNNVTEQWDIVRQHYSVILFAIQSAASTLKDVTDFMVDYY